Proteins co-encoded in one Verrucomicrobiota bacterium genomic window:
- a CDS encoding class I SAM-dependent methyltransferase, whose translation MKLRHKLSKLLDGTALQSFQNLIYRRLHPIRIEDVLAGVDQAALTRIREKYSVPGELTHWPKYVDAPRWLRLNIKRAQELRLNTRRHPLRILDLGSGGGYFLLVSRFLGHSGMGLDIDDPPMYGEMFEAFRLPRVVWTITAFEPLPDLGDRFDLVTAFSICFNEHKRPGVWGPEPWRFLLQDLKKRFLKPSGEIFLGLNPEPDGTFYTPGLREFFLARGATIDRSKVWFKRIDRL comes from the coding sequence ATGAAACTCCGGCACAAACTTTCCAAGCTCCTCGACGGCACCGCACTCCAGAGTTTTCAAAACTTGATTTACCGCCGTTTGCATCCGATTCGGATCGAGGACGTTCTGGCCGGGGTTGATCAGGCTGCCCTGACGCGGATCCGTGAGAAATACTCGGTTCCGGGTGAACTAACGCATTGGCCCAAGTACGTCGACGCACCGCGATGGCTGCGGTTGAACATCAAGCGCGCGCAGGAACTGCGTTTGAATACGCGCCGGCACCCGTTGCGCATCCTCGACCTGGGCAGTGGAGGCGGCTACTTTCTGCTCGTCAGCCGGTTTTTGGGACATTCGGGAATGGGTTTGGATATCGATGATCCCCCGATGTACGGTGAAATGTTCGAGGCTTTCCGACTTCCCCGCGTCGTTTGGACAATCACAGCGTTCGAACCGTTGCCTGATCTGGGTGATCGCTTCGACCTGGTGACGGCCTTCTCGATTTGCTTCAACGAACACAAAAGACCCGGCGTCTGGGGCCCGGAACCATGGCGATTTTTATTGCAGGACCTGAAAAAGCGTTTCCTGAAACCGTCCGGCGAAATTTTTCTCGGTCTAAACCCCGAACCGGATGGAACCTTTTATACGCCTGGCTTGCGCGAGTTTTTCTTAGCCCGAGGCGCAACGATCGATCGGTCCAAGGTCTGGTTCAAAAGGATCGACCGCCTCTGA